In a single window of the Ruminococcus albus 7 = DSM 20455 genome:
- a CDS encoding uridine kinase produces the protein MKIIAIGAVTAGGKTTVVNAIKDRLPRTTSLHFDDYSFDGEPDDFTKWVSKAEEFYNVWDLSPLKADVERIINSGEYDYLLLDYPFAYQNKMMKDYLDCCIFIDTPLDIAMARRVLRDMKEASADEIRNEMNTYLNAARVCYVQMLTEILPNSDYVIDGANDLETIINEAMEIILRC, from the coding sequence ATGAAAATAATAGCGATCGGAGCAGTTACAGCAGGTGGGAAAACAACAGTTGTCAATGCAATTAAAGATAGGTTACCAAGGACAACCTCGCTTCACTTTGATGACTACTCATTCGACGGAGAACCTGATGATTTCACAAAATGGGTATCGAAAGCTGAGGAATTCTATAATGTATGGGACTTGTCACCATTAAAAGCAGATGTTGAAAGGATTATCAATAGTGGAGAGTATGATTATCTGCTGTTGGATTATCCCTTTGCATATCAGAATAAAATGATGAAAGATTATCTGGACTGCTGTATATTTATTGATACGCCGTTAGACATCGCAATGGCTCGTAGAGTGCTTAGAGATATGAAAGAGGCTTCTGCTGATGAGATTCGTAATGAAATGAATACATACTTGAATGCTGCAAGAGTTTGTTATGTTCAGATGCTGACAGAAATTTTACCGAATTCCGACTATGTGATCGACGGTGCAAACGATCTTGAAACAATTATCAATGAAGCTATGGAAATAATATTAAGGTGCTAA
- a CDS encoding CotH kinase family protein, translated as MKKEYDKKCIAVLSAVGLAVTGIVIACVILLSPKKLVISEICADNDGKFKEASHRDSKGKLCDWVEIYNPNDKEVSLKDYTIVREDGKECAVSGGSVPAHGYALIYCTKNGFDDSDIPWVDIKIPKGEEHTISIKSGSKVIDSLTAEPTPEGFTVCSGEDGAYITVPTPCSENSRDKKASQVVFSEESGFYPKGFMLEMTAANSAGIYYTTDGTDPRTSDTAEIYSKPLEVKDRSGEKNVLSAIDPMKIQLQYRVGKVKLPKDEDVDKGTVIRACARNTDGGWGKVSTASYFVGFSTEDHSSMPVISMVTDPAALYDHETGIYVRGKVYEDYYPTEPDHLYNGSIPANYNQRGKEWERPCCLQFFESDGSLVFTQDAGMRIQGGWSRADYQKSFRFFARSDYGSKKFGYSFWQGLETADGRDDDSFSTFVLRNGGNDSNYLKFKDIMIQDMASCLLPATQSGRPCVLFIDGEYWGMYVLQEDYSQEYFARHYGVDEDSVAIYKNDELDEGMDPDEISYSNMQKFISESDMSIDDNYRRACELMDMDCFIDYCAVEMYIFNDDWPQNNYGCWRSTDGSIYGDGKWRFFLFDTESCACHYNMKSLETDIFEYLEKKQKKPLNSMILSLLENEEFRSKLTTRLMDMGNILYTAERTSSFEKRYEAEYLPEMYAYFLRFPTYRTVERSSMGMISRMSKFFDGRQQKLIKDLSHRYTLGRAKTVKVTSDKDITLNGLSIQSGFEGRYFNNCELILKADSEVTWTVKQNGNTTEVNDSKLVIKMTGDTEIKAE; from the coding sequence ATGAAAAAAGAATATGATAAAAAATGTATTGCTGTCCTTTCAGCGGTGGGTTTGGCAGTGACAGGTATCGTTATCGCCTGCGTGATACTGCTTTCTCCGAAAAAGCTTGTTATAAGCGAGATATGTGCGGATAACGACGGTAAGTTCAAAGAGGCTTCGCACCGTGACAGCAAGGGTAAGCTGTGCGACTGGGTGGAGATATACAATCCCAACGATAAAGAAGTCAGCCTGAAGGATTATACAATCGTCCGTGAGGACGGAAAGGAGTGCGCTGTCAGCGGAGGGAGCGTTCCTGCACATGGGTATGCACTGATATACTGTACTAAAAACGGATTTGATGACAGCGATATACCCTGGGTGGATATAAAGATACCCAAAGGAGAGGAACATACAATTTCGATAAAGAGCGGCAGCAAGGTCATAGACAGCCTGACAGCCGAACCGACACCCGAGGGATTCACGGTATGTTCGGGCGAGGACGGCGCTTATATAACTGTGCCGACTCCCTGCAGTGAAAATTCACGGGATAAAAAAGCTTCACAGGTTGTATTTTCGGAGGAGAGCGGGTTTTATCCAAAAGGATTCATGCTGGAAATGACAGCTGCAAATTCTGCAGGGATATACTACACTACTGACGGAACAGACCCAAGAACTTCCGATACGGCGGAGATATATTCAAAGCCCTTGGAAGTAAAGGACAGGTCGGGGGAAAAGAATGTGCTTTCAGCTATAGACCCCATGAAGATACAGCTGCAATACCGCGTGGGAAAGGTGAAACTACCCAAGGACGAGGATGTTGATAAGGGCACTGTCATACGTGCCTGCGCAAGGAATACAGACGGCGGATGGGGAAAGGTAAGTACGGCTTCATACTTTGTAGGCTTTTCAACCGAAGATCACAGCAGTATGCCTGTGATATCTATGGTGACAGATCCTGCAGCACTGTACGATCACGAAACGGGCATATACGTCCGCGGAAAGGTATATGAGGATTACTACCCTACTGAACCCGATCATTTGTATAACGGCTCTATCCCTGCAAACTATAATCAGAGGGGTAAGGAGTGGGAGCGTCCCTGCTGCCTGCAGTTCTTTGAGAGTGACGGAAGTCTTGTATTCACTCAGGATGCAGGTATGCGTATTCAGGGAGGATGGTCCAGGGCTGATTATCAGAAATCATTCAGGTTCTTTGCGCGTTCGGACTACGGAAGCAAGAAGTTTGGATATAGTTTCTGGCAGGGGCTTGAAACCGCAGATGGCAGGGATGATGACAGCTTTTCAACATTTGTATTGAGAAACGGCGGTAATGATTCCAACTACCTGAAATTCAAGGATATAATGATACAGGATATGGCAAGCTGTCTGCTGCCAGCAACACAGTCAGGCAGACCATGTGTGCTTTTCATCGACGGTGAATACTGGGGTATGTATGTGCTTCAGGAGGACTATTCACAGGAATATTTTGCAAGGCATTACGGAGTAGATGAGGACAGTGTAGCCATATACAAGAACGATGAACTTGATGAGGGTATGGATCCCGACGAGATCAGCTACAGCAATATGCAGAAATTCATATCGGAGAGCGATATGAGCATTGATGATAATTACAGACGTGCCTGTGAACTTATGGATATGGATTGCTTTATAGACTACTGTGCTGTGGAGATGTATATATTCAATGATGACTGGCCGCAGAACAATTACGGCTGCTGGCGTTCAACGGACGGCAGTATATACGGTGACGGCAAATGGAGGTTCTTCCTGTTTGATACCGAATCATGTGCCTGCCATTATAATATGAAAAGCTTGGAAACGGATATATTTGAGTATCTGGAGAAAAAACAAAAAAAGCCGCTGAACAGCATGATACTAAGTCTGCTGGAGAATGAGGAATTCCGTTCAAAGCTGACAACAAGGCTTATGGATATGGGAAATATACTGTATACCGCTGAGCGTACAAGTAGCTTTGAGAAAAGGTACGAAGCGGAATATCTGCCTGAGATGTATGCGTATTTTCTGCGTTTTCCTACCTACCGCACTGTGGAAAGGTCATCTATGGGCATGATATCAAGAATGAGTAAATTCTTTGACGGACGGCAGCAAAAGCTGATAAAGGATCTGAGCCATAGGTACACCCTTGGCAGGGCGAAAACAGTAAAAGTGACATCTGATAAGGATATCACCCTTAACGGGCTCAGTATACAAAGCGGCTTTGAGGGGCGGTATTTCAACAACTGTGAGCTTATACTGAAAGCAGACAGTGAAGTGACCTGGACAGTTAAGCAGAACGGAAATACCACCGAGGTCAATGACAGTAAACTGGTGATAAAGATGACCGGCGATACTGAGATCAAGGCAGAGTAA
- a CDS encoding YfhO family protein, protein MDNIQKLCPPDKRGSFLRRCVEGIGGFCIDRRLYFAVFFLAAAIMYGSYAFFRIHPIGDGSVLVLDLNGQYVYYYEHYREAFWGRESWIYNWSRNLSGEMFGIFAYYLASPFMIIIALLPRHMMLTAILIMQLAKVGTAAVTFCFFLKRTAKHPPKTVSLILFPLMYALMAFMVVQLMDPMWLDGLIYLPLICLGVRRLVYEGRLLPYIVPLALMFIAHFYIGYMVGIFTFFYFCYVCLSDPERALPKKFILRCLAFGAGTVIALMCAAWILIPVYNSLKLGKFEFTDPDFSLATQFDFLSLITKLFPMTYDTVYPEGMPMVYCGTAVLLLVPLYFMNDRINVKEKTATGVLTVIMTVLMYIKPWDMAMHGFQVPNWLPFRYSFIISFLLLCMAFRSFEELEGITAKNIGGVFFGLMVFLFWCERENYSHFKLFVTRKSENGDPYNVIQGIWVSMIALIVYFVLLYLIRRYPRSRGVAFSLTLVLTAELFAVNIDTIKKIDIDVSYSKYSSYEPYMSDLKKAVDMIEKYDPDPFYRMEATFHRTVNDAIGTGYKSLSHSSSTMNAPALLMLHRLGFAYGGHYTKYDGATPMTDAIFDIRYIMDKTGNDMFVSSKYKVPDEYKLKTEISIDHQKVVDGETKTVPTTFKFYRNPNTLGLGVAAKGDIKEVALNDDDPFRNQNILFNALAGEDYDFFTPVDIINSDIENVLTISTTDDHIKYYPADDSIKECHVDYVVRMDKDSDLYMYLPTKYERSCNIWYQPEDDYVDDAYNMEYVGQFFTGDNYSIMKIGRFLKDQEIRVRITIANEDNEAYWRDKLFYSFDYDGFSKAVEKMQDSVFEVTDFADTELAGKVTAEKDGQMLFTTIPYENGWTIEVNGKSVRPEKAVDDSLIAIPLEKGENIVKMKFSPNYWRLSLIISIFGVILLIIVALADIGHGKYLRKLFSHTEKTPAPDVPLPEPKYSGAEVPEPVMIEISDNDTSPDTKTENAVDKTAQIGYDNNTKINKDKGDVDNG, encoded by the coding sequence ATGGATAATATACAAAAGCTCTGCCCCCCCGATAAGAGGGGCAGCTTTTTGCGAAGATGCGTTGAAGGCATAGGCGGATTCTGTATAGACAGAAGGCTGTACTTTGCGGTATTCTTTCTTGCCGCAGCCATAATGTACGGCTCCTATGCATTTTTCAGGATACACCCCATAGGCGACGGCTCAGTGCTGGTGCTTGACCTTAACGGACAGTACGTCTATTACTATGAGCATTACCGCGAAGCTTTCTGGGGACGCGAAAGCTGGATATATAACTGGTCGAGAAATCTCAGCGGTGAGATGTTCGGAATATTCGCCTACTATCTGGCAAGCCCCTTCATGATAATAATAGCACTTCTGCCGCGGCACATGATGCTCACCGCTATACTTATCATGCAGCTGGCAAAGGTCGGCACCGCTGCCGTAACATTCTGCTTCTTCCTGAAACGCACAGCAAAACACCCGCCTAAAACAGTTTCACTGATACTATTCCCGCTGATGTATGCACTCATGGCATTCATGGTGGTGCAGCTAATGGACCCTATGTGGCTGGATGGACTTATCTATCTGCCGCTGATATGTCTTGGAGTACGCAGGCTGGTATACGAGGGCAGGCTGCTGCCATATATAGTACCACTTGCACTGATGTTCATAGCCCATTTCTATATAGGCTATATGGTAGGTATATTCACATTTTTCTATTTCTGCTATGTATGCCTTTCAGACCCCGAAAGAGCACTGCCGAAAAAATTTATACTGAGATGTCTTGCCTTCGGTGCAGGTACCGTTATCGCCCTTATGTGTGCCGCATGGATACTCATACCCGTATACAACTCACTGAAGCTGGGCAAGTTTGAATTCACAGACCCCGATTTCTCACTGGCTACTCAGTTCGATTTTCTGTCACTGATAACCAAGCTTTTCCCCATGACCTATGATACCGTATACCCCGAGGGTATGCCTATGGTATACTGCGGTACAGCTGTGCTGCTGCTGGTACCCCTGTATTTTATGAATGACAGGATCAACGTCAAGGAAAAGACTGCCACCGGTGTACTTACCGTTATCATGACAGTGCTTATGTATATAAAGCCCTGGGATATGGCTATGCACGGTTTTCAGGTGCCTAACTGGCTGCCCTTCAGGTATTCCTTCATCATCTCGTTCCTGCTTTTATGTATGGCATTCAGATCCTTTGAGGAACTGGAAGGAATAACCGCAAAGAATATCGGCGGCGTGTTCTTCGGGCTCATGGTGTTCCTATTCTGGTGCGAAAGGGAAAACTATTCCCACTTCAAGCTGTTCGTCACACGCAAAAGCGAAAATGGTGACCCCTATAATGTGATACAGGGTATATGGGTCAGCATGATAGCTCTTATCGTATACTTTGTACTGCTGTATCTGATACGCAGGTACCCGCGTTCACGGGGAGTTGCTTTCTCCCTTACCCTGGTGCTTACTGCCGAGCTTTTTGCAGTGAATATAGATACTATCAAAAAAATAGATATTGATGTTTCCTATTCAAAGTACAGCTCATACGAGCCATATATGTCCGACCTGAAAAAGGCTGTGGATATGATAGAGAAGTACGACCCCGACCCATTCTACCGTATGGAGGCTACTTTCCACCGTACCGTAAATGATGCGATAGGTACGGGCTATAAAAGCCTTTCACATTCCAGCTCGACCATGAATGCCCCGGCTCTTCTCATGCTGCACAGGCTTGGCTTTGCCTACGGCGGACATTATACCAAATATGACGGCGCTACCCCAATGACAGATGCAATATTCGATATCAGGTATATTATGGACAAAACGGGAAATGATATGTTCGTAAGCAGCAAATATAAAGTGCCTGACGAGTATAAGCTGAAAACCGAGATAAGCATTGATCATCAGAAGGTAGTTGACGGCGAAACAAAGACCGTACCCACAACTTTCAAGTTCTACAGAAATCCCAATACCCTTGGTCTTGGTGTTGCTGCAAAGGGTGATATCAAAGAGGTAGCCCTGAACGATGATGACCCCTTCAGAAATCAGAACATACTGTTCAATGCCCTGGCAGGTGAGGACTATGATTTCTTCACACCCGTTGACATAATCAACAGCGATATTGAGAATGTCCTCACTATAAGTACTACCGACGATCATATAAAGTACTATCCCGCTGATGACAGCATCAAGGAGTGTCATGTCGATTACGTAGTGCGCATGGATAAAGACAGTGACCTTTATATGTATCTTCCCACAAAGTATGAAAGAAGCTGCAATATCTGGTACCAGCCAGAGGATGACTACGTTGATGACGCTTACAATATGGAATACGTCGGACAGTTCTTCACAGGCGATAACTACTCCATAATGAAGATAGGCAGATTCCTGAAAGACCAGGAGATACGTGTGCGCATAACTATCGCCAATGAAGATAATGAAGCTTACTGGCGCGATAAGCTGTTTTACAGCTTTGACTACGACGGTTTCTCCAAGGCAGTTGAAAAAATGCAGGACAGCGTATTTGAAGTAACCGATTTTGCGGATACCGAGCTTGCAGGAAAAGTCACTGCCGAAAAGGACGGTCAGATGCTGTTCACAACTATCCCATACGAAAACGGCTGGACGATAGAGGTCAACGGAAAGTCCGTCAGACCCGAAAAGGCAGTTGATGACAGCCTTATCGCCATACCCCTTGAAAAAGGCGAGAATATCGTTAAAATGAAGTTCTCACCCAATTACTGGCGGCTGTCACTTATTATATCCATATTCGGTGTAATACTGCTTATCATCGTAGCCCTGGCTGATATCGGACACGGAAAGTATCTTCGCAAGCTGTTCTCTCATACCGAAAAGACCCCTGCACCAGATGTACCCCTCCCAGAACCAAAATACAGCGGCGCCGAGGTACCCGAACCCGTGATGATAGAGATATCCGATAACGATACCTCTCCCGACACAAAGACAGAAAATGCTGTTGACAAAACAGCTCAAATAGGTTATGATAATAATACTAAAATAAATAAGGATAAAGGTGATGTTGACAATGGCTAA
- a CDS encoding zinc ribbon domain-containing protein, with amino-acid sequence MAKNVCKKKLTYSGGGVCVMTCIAALLAMCAPAGNYIGGLLYTQFFSKQVFDMSFELDTFLYNNIAYIPMALFSLVIMFWAFSAAKYKRMGREFGWVSIFMSITLSLHPALLLYILSKKDNFIGDYFNSNYDSDKFIGSVILAKICFPIIAGLLILIAGIVVLARIGGEDFVVEVPRRIKNKKEKVQTVSTPEYTAVPENSEQESAFGFGENTQPVQGLTGETKPATYNEDPNAVTPKRPSVKLCPKCGELVGDDELFCSNCGYRM; translated from the coding sequence ATGGCTAAAAATGTCTGCAAGAAAAAATTGACTTACAGCGGCGGCGGAGTATGTGTAATGACCTGTATCGCTGCACTGCTGGCAATGTGTGCTCCCGCAGGTAACTACATTGGTGGTCTGCTGTACACTCAGTTCTTTTCAAAACAAGTATTTGATATGTCATTTGAACTTGATACTTTTCTTTATAATAATATTGCATATATCCCTATGGCACTGTTCTCGCTGGTTATTATGTTCTGGGCATTCTCTGCCGCTAAATACAAGCGCATGGGCAGAGAGTTCGGCTGGGTGAGTATATTCATGAGTATTACTCTGAGCCTGCATCCCGCTCTGCTGCTCTACATTTTATCAAAAAAAGATAATTTCATAGGTGATTATTTCAATAGCAATTACGACAGCGATAAATTCATCGGCTCAGTTATTCTCGCAAAGATATGCTTCCCCATCATCGCAGGTCTGCTGATACTCATAGCAGGTATCGTTGTACTAGCCCGTATAGGCGGAGAGGACTTTGTTGTTGAGGTCCCGCGCAGAATCAAAAATAAAAAGGAAAAGGTACAGACCGTCAGCACCCCTGAATATACTGCTGTACCAGAAAACAGTGAACAGGAAAGTGCTTTCGGCTTCGGTGAGAACACTCAGCCCGTTCAGGGTCTTACAGGTGAAACAAAGCCTGCTACCTACAACGAAGACCCGAATGCTGTTACTCCAAAGCGCCCCTCAGTAAAGCTTTGCCCCAAGTGCGGCGAACTGGTAGGCGATGACGAACTGTTCTGTTCAAACTGCGGATACAGGATGTAA
- a CDS encoding glycosyltransferase family 2 protein translates to MISVLIPAYNEEGNVERTAAAVGSTMTKNNIDYEIVFVNDGSADKTWEKMKTLAKADSHIVAVNFSRNFGKESAMFAALETAKGDCAVIFDCDMQFPVDTIVEMYRIWEKGGVDIVEGRKKDRGKENLMYKGFSLLFYKLISSTGGLDMQDASDFKLMDRCVIDALNRMPERLTFFRAMSGWVGFRTERVMFEVADREIGQSKWHASQLIKFAVNNITSFTSAPLQIVTIFGVITFLISVILGVNTLYNKFFGNSEAGFPTVIILQLLTSSIIMFSLGVIGYYIAKIYEEIKQRPRYIIREIVSNREDKDNNG, encoded by the coding sequence ATGATATCTGTACTTATCCCTGCCTATAATGAGGAAGGTAATGTTGAGCGTACTGCCGCTGCGGTGGGCAGTACAATGACCAAAAATAATATAGATTATGAGATAGTATTCGTAAACGACGGTTCGGCTGATAAGACCTGGGAGAAAATGAAAACTCTCGCAAAAGCTGACAGCCATATCGTCGCTGTGAATTTTTCGCGTAACTTCGGCAAGGAGAGCGCTATGTTTGCGGCACTTGAAACTGCCAAAGGCGACTGCGCCGTTATCTTTGACTGCGATATGCAGTTTCCCGTGGATACAATAGTCGAGATGTACCGTATATGGGAAAAAGGCGGAGTCGATATCGTAGAGGGCAGAAAGAAAGACCGCGGCAAGGAAAACCTTATGTACAAGGGATTCTCCCTGCTTTTCTACAAGCTTATCAGCAGTACAGGCGGACTGGATATGCAGGACGCTTCGGATTTCAAGCTGATGGACAGATGCGTTATAGATGCACTTAACCGTATGCCCGAAAGACTTACTTTCTTCAGGGCGATGTCAGGCTGGGTAGGTTTCCGCACCGAAAGGGTCATGTTTGAAGTCGCAGACCGCGAGATAGGACAGTCAAAATGGCACGCATCACAGCTTATAAAATTTGCCGTGAACAATATCACATCCTTCACCTCTGCACCTTTGCAGATAGTGACCATATTCGGCGTGATAACTTTCCTGATATCGGTGATACTGGGTGTTAACACGCTATACAATAAATTTTTCGGTAATTCCGAAGCAGGTTTCCCAACTGTCATAATCCTTCAGCTGCTGACATCGAGTATAATAATGTTCAGCCTTGGTGTGATAGGATATTATATCGCCAAGATATACGAGGAGATAAAACAGAGGCCAAGGTATATAATAAGGGAAATAGTCAGCAACAGAGAGGATAAAGATAATAATGGATAA
- a CDS encoding sialidase family protein, with translation MKDIKRYAAVICAVMLSAAVLSGCGDKKENSESKSQDKSDSGEEVSGGNDNYNGQSVDTGWEWSNVEIVGGGYVPNIIYNPTEEGLVYCRTDIGGAYKLNKDSGRWECITDFIGGDDWNYMGIESIATDPVEPERVYIAAGTYSNANGAIFYSDDYGKNWGIFELPFGCGGNEVGRGAGERLQVDPNDNSIIYFGSRADGFWKSEDYGRTWAEVKSFPTKGGYSEDGYAQGITFVAFDRSSGGSGKATQTIFAGVAAAEGSYIYRSDDGGETWMGIENPTAAMTGDDRQQLKPCQGEVSSDGYLYTLWSMKIGPNGATDGAIQKYSIETGEWKEITPDTSVKCGYGGISVNPNDPAMIVCTTLDLWAPGDNIFVSFDGGETWGSIWYRDENNSKVDNYTMDISSCGWLEWHGQLKPGWWMTGVAIDPFNKDEIMYGTGATIYGTTNLTKVNEEPVNIEVRAMGIEETAIFDFVSPMPNDENAPDLYSIMGDIYGFRHQDANVCPEEHFGDFKSTDIDCAAMDYNIVVRATDEGSGTVYYSKDGAVTWQEVKTLPEGVDKKGGGSVKLSADGSTILYAAGVAGAGVFITDDFGDSWTKCEGVPSAAMIETDKVDPDKFYAAFDGAVYISTDKGKSWNSLATLPVSNFTMQVCPDAEGDLWINIGSGLFLMDTQTGELNNMSAEIRDCRAIGFGKAEKDGDYMSIYMLGQVNDNGYGVYISQDKGATWKRINDDAHKWGNVNPVISGDPKHFGRVYISTNGRGIIRGDVK, from the coding sequence ATGAAGGATATAAAAAGGTATGCGGCTGTTATATGTGCGGTAATGCTTTCGGCTGCGGTGCTTTCAGGCTGCGGTGACAAGAAGGAAAACAGTGAGAGCAAAAGTCAGGATAAAAGTGACAGCGGTGAAGAAGTATCGGGCGGAAACGACAATTACAACGGACAGTCTGTTGATACGGGCTGGGAATGGTCAAATGTGGAGATAGTCGGAGGAGGCTATGTGCCGAACATAATCTACAATCCCACGGAGGAGGGACTTGTATACTGCCGCACTGATATAGGCGGTGCATATAAACTGAACAAGGACAGCGGCAGATGGGAATGCATAACAGACTTCATTGGCGGTGATGACTGGAACTATATGGGTATAGAAAGTATCGCCACCGACCCTGTGGAGCCTGAGAGGGTATACATAGCGGCAGGCACCTACTCCAATGCGAACGGAGCAATATTCTATTCGGATGACTACGGTAAGAACTGGGGCATATTCGAGCTTCCATTCGGATGCGGCGGCAACGAAGTCGGCAGAGGTGCAGGCGAGAGGCTGCAGGTGGATCCCAACGACAACTCTATAATATACTTCGGTTCACGTGCAGACGGATTTTGGAAGTCGGAGGACTACGGCAGGACATGGGCTGAGGTAAAGAGCTTCCCGACTAAGGGAGGATATTCAGAGGACGGATATGCACAGGGCATAACCTTTGTGGCATTTGACAGATCGAGCGGAGGATCCGGCAAGGCTACGCAGACAATATTCGCAGGTGTTGCGGCTGCGGAAGGCAGCTACATATACCGTTCGGATGACGGCGGAGAAACATGGATGGGTATAGAGAATCCAACGGCGGCGATGACAGGTGATGACAGGCAGCAGCTGAAGCCTTGTCAGGGAGAGGTAAGCTCGGACGGGTATCTTTACACATTGTGGTCCATGAAGATAGGACCCAACGGTGCTACCGATGGTGCGATACAGAAGTACAGCATAGAAACAGGAGAGTGGAAGGAGATAACTCCCGATACGTCAGTGAAATGCGGATACGGCGGTATATCGGTGAACCCGAATGATCCTGCCATGATAGTATGCACCACCCTTGATCTTTGGGCACCCGGGGACAATATATTTGTCAGCTTTGACGGCGGTGAGACATGGGGAAGTATATGGTACCGTGATGAGAACAACAGCAAGGTAGATAATTATACTATGGACATATCCTCATGCGGATGGCTTGAATGGCATGGTCAGCTGAAACCCGGCTGGTGGATGACGGGTGTGGCAATAGACCCGTTCAACAAGGATGAGATAATGTACGGCACAGGTGCGACTATCTACGGTACCACGAACCTGACTAAGGTGAATGAAGAACCTGTAAATATAGAAGTTCGCGCTATGGGCATTGAGGAAACGGCGATATTCGATTTTGTTTCGCCTATGCCCAACGATGAGAATGCACCGGATCTTTATTCCATAATGGGAGATATCTACGGGTTCAGACATCAGGATGCGAATGTTTGTCCCGAGGAGCATTTCGGTGATTTCAAGTCTACGGATATCGACTGTGCTGCGATGGACTATAATATAGTAGTAAGGGCGACGGACGAAGGAAGCGGTACGGTATACTATTCTAAAGACGGTGCTGTTACCTGGCAGGAGGTTAAAACTCTGCCCGAGGGTGTTGATAAAAAGGGCGGCGGTTCTGTAAAGCTTTCGGCAGACGGCAGTACCATACTCTATGCGGCAGGTGTTGCAGGTGCGGGGGTATTCATCACCGATGACTTTGGGGATAGCTGGACGAAGTGTGAGGGTGTACCCTCGGCGGCGATGATAGAGACCGACAAGGTGGATCCCGACAAGTTCTATGCGGCATTTGACGGTGCGGTATACATAAGCACTGACAAGGGTAAAAGCTGGAATAGTCTGGCGACACTGCCTGTATCGAATTTTACCATGCAGGTATGTCCCGATGCTGAGGGTGATCTGTGGATAAACATAGGTAGCGGGCTTTTCCTGATGGATACACAGACGGGTGAGCTTAATAATATGTCAGCGGAGATCCGTGACTGCAGAGCGATAGGCTTTGGCAAGGCTGAAAAGGACGGAGATTATATGTCGATATATATGCTGGGTCAGGTGAATGACAACGGGTACGGCGTATATATATCTCAGGACAAGGGAGCAACATGGAAGCGCATAAACGACGATGCACACAAATGGGGCAACGTGAATCCTGTGATATCAGGTGACCCGAAGCACTTCGGCAGAGTGTATATAAGCACAAACGGCCGCGGTATAATCCGTGGAGATGTTAAGTGA